The Lonchura striata isolate bLonStr1 chromosome 11, bLonStr1.mat, whole genome shotgun sequence DNA segment GCAGATGCTGTGAGGacagccctgccctcctgcagaccccacagcaccccatCTCACCCGACCAATGCGTTCCCCCAGCAGCACATCCTCGTGGTTGAGCACCCATTTGTCCTGCAGCAAACAGACACCAGTGAGCTGCCCCTGGCCCACAGACCCCTGcaggcccctctcaggcagAGCCCCAGGTCCAAGTTCCCCTGTCTAGCTGGAGAAGCATGCCTGTGGCTCTCAGCCCAGCCATCAACAAGAGAAAGGGCcgggcagagctgcccctgtGCAGAAGGTCccatcctcctctcctctggCTGTATCACcttgggcacagccctggccaggACAATGCCACTCTTGCGAGTGAtgggctgctggctctgcaggaggtgctggatgAGCAGCGGAATGGTGGGGAAGCTGTCACCCTCCAGCCGAAACATGttctgcagggagggaggccAAGAGGTTGTGATGGGCAGGAACCCCCAACTGCCCATGTAAAGTGCCCCTGCAAACCACCCCAGCCATGCCCCCTGCTCATGGTCACTCACACTGACAGCCTGGATGATGAAGTGCCGGGGCTGCCCATCCCACAGCACGCTGAGCACGTACTCCTGTTTGCCCTGGCTCTCCCGCACCAGGAAGTCCCCACTGCAGGTCAGCAGCTCCTGTACCTCTGAACGTGGGATGGCCCCGTGGTACCAGACCTGCTGGCACAGCGGCTTCTGCACATCTGGGATTAGGGGCACGGGGGGTGGCAGCTGGAAGGAGACAAGGTGAGCCCAGCCATTCACACTCCTGAGTTGTGCCAGAggtggggcagcagcagtgtctggaagctgtgcccagagcaggTGGGAGCAGAATCTGGAGGTGCTGAAACAAGGGGGGCTGTGTGGCCAGAAAGGAGAGGACAAGCTCAGCAAGGCAGCTGGGTGGAGACCAGGGTGGCACCCAGGGACTCACCGAGTACTTTGGGCTGAAGATCCCTGTGATGTGGTTCTTGAGGGTCTCCAGTGCACTGGCCCCGCTCCGCTCCTGCTCCTGGAAGGAGGCAGGGGCTGCGCATCAGCTGTGCACCCCACCCCTGCAGCCTCCAGAGCGCAGGAGGCCAGACTGACTCACCGTGGAGGAGACGGACTGCCGATCCTcgggcagaggcagggcaggcagggggtCCCTGGTGCCCAACTCTGCCAGCTTCCTGGCCAGCACGtcccgctgcagctgcagcttggCCTGGGCACAGAGGCAGCCCTCGAGCTGCTGCCGCGCCTCATGCAGCCCCTGCCGCCTGCCCAACAAGTGCaccctggggaggggacaaggTGATCAGCACCCGCTGCCCTGGCCCCTCACCCCCCTCTGCTGCACCTCACCGCTCCCCGGGGCTCCGGCCCTGCTCCTCATCATGGATCTCTGTCTTCAGCTCCTGCATCTGCTGCTCCTTGATATTCACAGCCTCCGTGGCGGCCACCAACTCCTCCTCAACCGATGTCAGGCTGCAAGAGATGTGTGCCAGTGGGGGGACTAGCCCCTGCCCCTCACCTGCTCCTGCCCACATCTAGTCCCACTCACCAGTGCTGGACACTTTCCAGGGTCAGCTcattcagctgcagctcccctggCACCAGGTTTTCTGTGTCCTCCAGCAGGCTCTCATCAAAGGACACGGTTGGTGGGACCTCAGATTCGTACCTGTGGGCATCCAGGACAGCTCTGCCTCCACTTGCCCCATGCCGGCCGCTGCCGCCCAACGGCAGCAGGGCCGTACCCGGCAGAGAGGCTGCGGCTGCGTGGAGCCATACTGGTGGCTCTGGATGAAGCTGCTGTACTCAGTGGCAGGGTCGATGGCCTGGATGGCACTGGCAATCTCCCGGTGCGTGGCCAAAAGGTCTTCCTGTACCAGGCTGCTGATGCTGCAGTACTCCCTGAGGATCTCCTTTCTGCGGGAGCAGTTCTGGTTCTGGGGGGCCatgggtgtgcccaggggtaGGGAGTGGGGTGCAGGGCTGGTTGCAGGGCACAGGATGGACAGTGGGGCATGGGGTGGGCAGcggggcaggcagggctcttACAGGATGAGGACCATCTCCTGCTGCAGATTGTAGAGGGACTGATGCAGGCTGGGCAGCACCCGCTGGTAGTGGTGCTGGTGGTGCACTGCAGCCGCCTGCACAGCCAGCACATACTGATTGTGCAGGGCATGGAGCTTCCAGAGGCTGTGCACGTACTTTTCCTTCGCCTTGTCCCGCTCCTTGTCTGTGGAGAGAGGCTGTGGAAAACCCCAACTGCCAGCACATCACCTGTCCCAGCACCCAGGAACGGGTCAGAGGGTGAGGGCTGGGAGAGGGTCCCAGGGCCACAGGGGGATAACCCTGGGGTGGTCACACTGTGACACAGAGATGCTCCTGACCCACAGTGTGGTGTCCCAAGGCCCCCAGACTTCTGACTGGCTTCCTGGAGGTAAGGCTGGGCTCTTCTCTATGCTGCCCAACCCCAGAACTCCCACCCGCTGCAGGCTGGGCTGTAGTTTCCACAGAGTGCGGGTCATGCTCCAGCCACCCTTGACCCATAGGGAAGCTGGGAGGGCAcgcaggggacaggggccaggtTGGCACCTTTGCTGGCCTCCTGGTACTTGCGCTTGGCTTGGGCACTGTCACGGGCCAGGCTTCGGTACTGCGCCTTCAGCTTCTCCATCTCCTGCTGCGTCGTCTGGAGAGGGACACAGTCAGGGAGTGGGTCCAGCACACTCTCTTGTTCCCCTGCTGGCTCCAACGTACCCGGCTATactcctggctgagctgctgccactgctcgTCGAAGGCTTTGCGCAGCTGCTGCTTGTCGCGGatgagcaggctgagcttgGCCAGCGGCCCCGCTGCCAGTTCCTCCGCATGCCGCCGCAGGATCTGGCTCAGCGTCTCTGTCCGGCTCACCAGCACCCACCAGGACTGCAAGAAAGCGAGTCAGGGATGGTGTGGAGATGGCATCTTCCAGCACCtcacgggctctgcagggcgCAGTCCTACTCTGAGGCATCCCTACCTTCTCGATCTGACCACCATGGTTGCCATGGAGCTGCCAAGCgccctcctgcttttccagctgggaCAACATGTGGTGCAGCATCCCTGCATACTCCCGGTCACTCTTGGCCCGCTGTGACATCCACTTCTTCATCAGCTCCAGGAGGCGCAGCTCCCCATCCTGCAGCCGCAGCAGTGCACTGTGCCCCTGCGGGCACCACAGCTCCGGCCCAAAGCCCATGGCACCGCTGTCCAGCCAGGGGAGGTCTGCCGAGCACCAGGACAGCCTGAGCTACAACTGctgccctgcactgcctgcGCCAGTGGCCAGGGCCCTTTGCATTTCACACCCTCCTACCCCCCATCTGGTCTGTGCAGCAGAGATGGCCCTCCCCATCCGCTGCAAACAGCCTTGCAAAGCCTATTCAAAGCAGCAGGATGAGTGCTCCAAGCTCTGTGGGAGCTGGGCCCTTTGCGGATGgtgctgggaaggaggaagTGTGGAGCTATACACAGCTGTGTCATCTCTGCCATGCACAGGGCTGCTCCCCAagggcagcactgctgtgccccCCACCCCTGGCAGGCACCAGCCCCTCCTCTGGCAGCTCCAGTCCTGTCCTGCCCTTTGGCACTGTCACCCCTATGCCCATAGTGTGGGAGCTCCCTGGGCctgggacactggtgggaagcCAGCAGAAGCAGAGGAGGGTGCTGAGCCCCAGAGAAAGGTGCTGAACCTGGATACGCCCCGGCATGCAGGACTCCAGTTGGGAGTCAAACTGATCCTAGTGGCAGTCCCTGGGTGCCCTGCTTTGA contains these protein-coding regions:
- the FES gene encoding tyrosine-protein kinase Fes/Fps → MGFGPELWCPQGHSALLRLQDGELRLLELMKKWMSQRAKSDREYAGMLHHMLSQLEKQEGAWQLHGNHGGQIEKSWWVLVSRTETLSQILRRHAEELAAGPLAKLSLLIRDKQQLRKAFDEQWQQLSQEYSRTTQQEMEKLKAQYRSLARDSAQAKRKYQEASKDKERDKAKEKYVHSLWKLHALHNQYVLAVQAAAVHHQHHYQRVLPSLHQSLYNLQQEMVLILKEILREYCSISSLVQEDLLATHREIASAIQAIDPATEYSSFIQSHQYESEVPPTVSFDESLLEDTENLVPGELQLNELTLESVQHCLTSVEEELVAATEAVNIKEQQMQELKTEIHDEEQGRSPGERVHLLGRRQGLHEARQQLEGCLCAQAKLQLQRDVLARKLAELGTRDPLPALPLPEDRQSVSSTEQERSGASALETLKNHITGIFSPKYSLPPPVPLIPDVQKPLCQQVWYHGAIPRSEVQELLTCSGDFLVRESQGKQEYVLSVLWDGQPRHFIIQAVSNMFRLEGDSFPTIPLLIQHLLQSQQPITRKSGIVLARAVPKDKWVLNHEDVLLGERIGRGNFGEVFSGRLRADNSPVAVKSCRETLPPELKAKFLQEARILKQYRHPNIVRLIGVCTQKQPIYIVMELVQGGDFLTFLRSEGPHLRVKELVKMTENAAAGMEYLESKHCIHRDLAARNCLVTERNTLKISDFGMSREEEDGIYASTGGMKQIPVKWTAPEALNYGRYSSESDVWSFGILLWEAFSLGAVPYANLSNQQTREAVEHGMRLDPPEQCPEEVYQLMQRCWEYDPRKRPSFCTIHQDLIAIRKRQR